Proteins co-encoded in one Prevotella sp. E13-27 genomic window:
- the nagB gene encoding glucosamine-6-phosphate deaminase yields the protein MRLIIEPNYDLMSQWAANYVVERINAAKPTKEKPFVLGLPTGSSPIGMYRALVKAYQEGKVSFKNVLTFNMDEYVGLPEEHPESYHSFMFSNLFNHIDCPKENIHILNGNAKDLAAECAHYEQMIAEAGGIDLFLGGIGPDGHIAFNEPGSSLSSRTRQKTLTTDTIIANSRFFDNDINKVPKTALTVGVGTVMAAKEVMILVNGHAKCRALQAAVEGSVNHMWTISALQMHQHGIIVADDAACEELKVGTYRYFKDIERNNLL from the coding sequence ATGAGACTTATTATTGAACCTAATTATGATTTGATGTCACAGTGGGCAGCAAATTATGTGGTAGAACGTATCAACGCAGCCAAGCCAACAAAGGAGAAGCCTTTTGTACTGGGCCTGCCTACCGGCTCATCTCCAATCGGCATGTACCGTGCGTTGGTGAAAGCTTATCAGGAAGGTAAGGTATCGTTTAAGAACGTGCTTACTTTTAACATGGACGAGTATGTAGGACTGCCTGAGGAGCATCCTGAGAGCTATCACTCATTCATGTTCTCAAACCTGTTTAACCACATTGACTGCCCCAAAGAGAATATACATATCCTCAATGGTAATGCTAAAGACCTCGCTGCAGAATGCGCTCACTATGAGCAGATGATTGCAGAGGCAGGTGGCATAGACCTGTTCCTTGGCGGTATTGGTCCTGACGGACACATCGCTTTCAACGAACCAGGCTCATCACTTAGCAGCCGTACACGTCAGAAGACTCTGACCACTGACACCATCATCGCTAACTCACGTTTCTTCGACAACGACATCAACAAGGTGCCAAAGACTGCTCTTACCGTTGGCGTAGGCACCGTAATGGCAGCCAAGGAAGTGATGATCCTCGTTAATGGTCATGCTAAGTGCCGTGCTCTGCAGGCAGCTGTTGAAGGAAGCGTTAACCACATGTGGACAATCTCTGCCCTCCAGATGCATCAGCATGGCATCATCGTTGCCGACGATGCTGCATGTGAAGAGCTTAAGGTTGGCACATACCGCTACTTCAAGGATATCGAGCGTAACAACCTTCTGTAA